The Humulus lupulus chromosome 7, drHumLupu1.1, whole genome shotgun sequence region TTGGGTGAgcgttttctttttcttcttttgcttgttttcaccattggggacaatgttgattttatGTTTGGGAGGAGAGtgtattctcattttttttatctctttCTATCTAGTATGTTTATCATTATtcgtaaaaaaaaaatagaaaaatgtgaaaaaatattCAGAAAAAagtcaagaaaagaaaaagaaaaaaaaagtaatcaagtacgtttgtaaataagtttgggggtgtaactcttcaaattaaagaaaattttattttagtttttttctttGTATGTTAttaataaaggctagtggcaagagTTATATTTTGTTGTGGATGTTCTTTGGGGTAATTAATGTGTGCATTGATTTAGGTCGtagaaagattgaggtgcttagggtgatttgagccaaaattaatctctcttatcctaccgtcaccctagcctatcattacaagtttgattaagtcctattgatctttggtgtggtgtttgtctacattaatGGAGATAGAATCGCTAAGTAAGGCATTATTTAAGCTTTAGGACCATGGCCTAGCatgatttttggtgattgaaaatgtttaagaaaagctatgcatgcactaaagggaGAAACACTTTACTCATATGTTGACAGaaacattaatgcttgaagaatttggtttaaagtttgtgtaagtttgaaattcagctcctcttattcaaaataaaattcccGAGAGCCTTCCCCTTTTTAACATTGGCAAAGcaaagtttatccactcttgttGTGTCTTGCCCATgttgttttccttttccttttgttgtatattatgtgtcttttgttatctttttagattcatcactcgaggacgagtaatgtcTTAAgattgggggtgtgataactcttgaataaagagttatttcttgTGATTTTGAACTTATAAATGTGAAAAAATCGATGGTGATGTTAGTTTGTTATTAGCTTTTGTAACTAACTTTTGTATTTTTATGATCTTAGTTAAGTTTAGTTGTTTTTGTAGTTTGTAATAGCTAATGGGTTGAAAGCAATAGTTTCATGGATAgatatttgtacaaagaatgaCACTAAAATTTTGAAACTATCTAAGCTAACTTTTGATTGCTGAAATAGCAGGTTTGCGGTAGCAAAAtagattttgctgaagcattttgcGGTAGACGGCTAAATTGGGTAGAGGTACATAGATGAGAGTAGCCGCACaaagtgggggggggggggggggcgcacAAAGTGAGGAACAAGAAGAAAGAAAAGGAGAACGCATAAATAAGATTCATTATCACTTTGATTTGCTCTTTCTCTTGTTTCTAAATTTcatcttatattttttattttcatttgtaCTCTGATACTTATGGGCAATATTGAACTTGAATTAATGCTTTTTAAattagccatgaactaatttttgtgtggcttgaattgttgatgaaccctatgtcatagtgtagtaatttcttgcactttattttagtgaaatctctcttgttcattcaagtgtgcttattgttaattttttgttgttgtttggccagcaatggcaagatgTTTAATTATCTTTGATGCTGgaaggattaaatataatgggaagaacttggatgacacaagttcATAATCAgtgttaggttatgttagtaagtaataTAGGgttgtgttatttgccttgtgtaacttttgagaattgaaccTTGAATTTGTATTCTTATATCTTAtgtggcataggaatatgtttaattaggaaAACGAATCATTATCATAGAATTTCATCGGCAACAAATATCTTATATCTTATTTCACAACAACATGGCATTCACTCAATTTCATCGGCAACAAATTATCAACTTGGTTTACACTCTAACaatattgtgaaaaaaaaaacaaagaaaaacaaagctAAAAATAAATCCCTTCCCCTAAACTTAAGACTAagattgtccccaatgttaaacTCAAATAAAAAGAAGAGACTTACCTATGACCCCATTGGATAACATTAAAATGGAGGAGGCGGTGGAATGGGAGTTGtgctaaaaaaaaattatgatggaAACCCTTAAATTGCGTTTCTGGGCCCAATTGGCGTCGCAGTGCTGGTGTATAGAGCTGCACCTCTAATTCTCACTTTTCTCAGCAATTGCTTTCTGACTTCCCTAGAGTTACTGCTCTAATTTCTCCCAAAATCCTCAATGCCTCTGACTTAGGCAGTGTTGTAACTCTAACTCCTTGAGCTGCGACTCTAATTCAAATTTTCTGGCTCCACCACTTCTGATCACATTAGAGTTGTGGCTCTAATTCAACTTTTGTGCTATTTTGCtgttttttttacatttttcacGGTTCTTAATTACATAAAACATTTACtaaaataaaattgaataaaattgttcaactaaaaatagcataaaaataaaagtaaaaaaaaaaaaaagaacataaaCTCGAGATGCCTCTCAAGGGCGCTGTCgataacgtcatttagccggacactGGATTCCTCATCATAGAGGGTTCAAGAGGACGACCGACTTGGCTTGATCATAGGGACCCCCCAAATACGGCTTGAGTCTTTGCCCGTTCACTTTAAAGGTTCCTTTCTTCTCGTTGCTTACTTCAACTACTCCATATGGGAATACTTTCACAACTGTATAAGGCCCGGACCATCGAGACTTCAGCTTTCCCAGAAAGAGCTTCAACcatgaattaaataataacacCTGCTGCCTCGAGTGGAATTCTCTTTGTACAAGTTTCTTATCATGCCATGCTTTAGTTCGTTCCTTGTAGATTTTAGCGTTTTCATATGCCTCATTCCGAAAATCCTGTACCTCATTCAACTGCAACATTCTCTTCTCTCCCACTACAGTCTTGTCCATATTCAGTTTCTTCATTGCCCAGCATGCCCGGTGCTCTAGCTCAATTGTTAAGTGACATGCTTTACCGAAAACCAATCTATATGGTTACATACCAATTGGAGTTTTTAAAGCTGTCCTATACGCCCATAGTGCATCATCAAGTCTTTTGGACCACACTTTCCTCGAGCTTTTCACCGTTTTCTCCAAAATACTCTTCACTTCCCTATTCGAGATTTCTGCTTGGCAATTGCTTTGAGGGTGATCAGGCAAAGTAGTTCGATGTCGCACACCGTATTGAGGCAACAATGCATCAAATTGCTTATTGCAGACATTGTTTCCTTCATTACTAACTATAGCTCTAAGAGTTCCAAATCgagtaaaaataaattttgaaggAAATTGAGAACCATTTTCACGTCGTTAGCTAGTGTTGTTGCTGCTTCAACACAATTTGATACATAATAAACATCAAGCAATATATAGAGATTGTTGTATGATGACGGAAAAGGCCCCATAAAGTTAATTCCCCAAACATTGAAGAGTTCCACTTCCAAAATTCCTGTCAGAGGCATTTCGTTCCTCCTTGAGATGTTTCTGGTTCGTTGGCAAAGATCACAAGCCCTGATGAAGTTATGAGCATCTTTAAAAAGACTAGGCCAGAAGAATCCTGATTGAAGTACCTTGGCTACTATTCTATTGCCCCCAAAATGTCCCCCACATTGAAGAGTGTGGCAGTGAGACAATATGGAATAAATTTCCTCTTCAGGCACGCAACGACGAATGATTTGATTGGCACAATGCTTGTAGAGGATCAGTTCTCCCCAATAATAGTGTTTTACTTCAGAATAAATTTTTTTGAGCTGGTGTCTAGACATCTTCGAAGGAACTATGTTAGCTGCAAGAAGTTCACATAATCAGCATACCATGCGACAATCACCTCTTCTCTAATTGCAAATAATTTTTCATTGGGGAAGTTTTCATTTATCTGCATTTCTTTCATACTTAGTGTCTCTGCAACCTCCAACCTCGATAAGTGGTCAGCTACTAAATTCTCTGTTCCTTTCTTATCTCTTATCTCCACATCAAACTCCTACAATAATAGTATCCACTTAATCAATCGAGGCTTGGCGTCATTCTTTGTCATGAGGTACTTTATTGCTGAATGATTAGTGTACACTATCACCTTATTTCCAACGAGAAAGGGGTGAAACTTATCAAAGGTAAACACTATTGTAAGCAGTCCTTTCTTGTGGTGGTATAGTTTCACTGAGCGTCATTCAATGTTCTGCTTGCATAATAAATAGTACGAAAGACCTTATCAACTCTTTTACCCAAGTCTGCCCCAACTGCATAGTCAGTGACATCACACATCAATTCGAATGGAAGGTCCCATTTTTGTGCAACAACTATTGGTGCATAAATTAACTTCTCTTTTAACGTTTGGAAAGCTTTTAAATAATCTCCATTAAAGTCAAATTGCACACTATTCATCAACAAGGTCGAAAGAGActttgaaatttttgaaaaatccttgataaaTCTTCTGTAAAATCCAACATGCCCAAGGAATTTTCTTACCCCTTTCACTGACACCGGTGGTGGAAGAATTTCAATTGTTGAGATTTTGGCTCGATTCACCTCAATACCTTTACTAGAAATTATGTGCCCAAGTACTATGCCTTCGTTTAccataaaatgatattttcccAACTGAACACCAGATTTGCTTTTTCACATCGGTTCAATACAttctccaagttacccaaacaCACATCAAACGAAGAGCCCaaaacagaaaaatcatccatgaaaatctcaatgCTCCTTTCCACCATATTCGAAAAGATAGCAACCATGCACCGTTGGAATGTTGTTGGTGCATTACATAGTCCATGGCATTCTCTTGAAAGAAAACGTTCCATAGGGACATGTAAATGTCGTTTTCCCTTGGTCCTCTAGTGTAGTGGAAATTTGATGATACCTTGAATAACCATCTATGAAGCAATAATACTCATGACCAGCCAACCTATCCAACATCTGATCAACAAAGGGAAGTGGGAAGTGATCTTTTCGTGTTGCCTTATTTAACTTGTGATATTCAATGCAAATGCGCCATCTGGTCACAGCTCGAGTTGGGATTAGCTCGTTATTTTCATTCTTTACTACTGTTATTCCACCCTTCTTTGGAACCACCTGCACTGGACTCACCCAAacactatcagaaattgggtagatcaccccgaCGTCCAACCATTTAAGGATCTACTCAAGTACAACCTCCTTCatagctggattgagtcttctctaaGCCTCTATAGATGACTTGCTATCTTCCTCCAATAAAATTCTATGCATTATTGTTGAAGGGCTTATTCATCTAATATCCGCCAATGTCCACCCTATGGCCAATTTATGAGAACCCTCAACAATTTCTCGAATTTAGTTTTTGAGAGGTCAGCAGAAATAATTACCGATAAAGTCTCCTTCTCACCCAAGTATGCATAACACAAATGATCCAGAAGAGACTTTAATTCCAACTATGGTGGCTGCTGAATAGATGTTAATGGTCGTTTGGGTCCCTCTGCCAACTGTTCAAATTTCTTCTTGTACGGTTGGTAAGAGTTAATCCACTTTACATATTCTCTCGTCTcgacatcatcatcatcttcctcaccACCTGCCAACACCACCTCGAAGGCATCACTACTCACCCTTCTTCCTGGGACTGCTTtatctatcacatccacactgtAGCAACTGCCACTAGCCATCGGATATGTCCTTCCCTTGAAGACATTGAATACCACCTCATCCCCTTGAACTCTGAGTTTAAGCTCTCTCTTTTGAACATCAATGAAAGCTTGTCCTCCATGTCTAACACAATAAAGTGTGCTGGAAAAATAAATTTATCTACCTTCACGGGGACATCTTCAATTATCCCCCTCGGATAGGCCATCGATCGATCCGCCAACTATAGGGTAATAGTGGTTGCCTTTGCCtgacccaaaccaagtcttttgaaTACTCATAGAGGCATGAGATTGATGCTGGCTCTTAAATCACAAAGTGCATGTTTACACTCAAAGTTACCAATTGTGCATGGGATTGTGAAACTGCCAGGATCCCTCAACTTTTGTGGAAGCTTCCCTTGCAGAATAGCACTGCACTCTTCGGTCAAGGCCACACTTTCATAAATTGAACTTAACTGGGCATCTTTTTTAGTGCTTCTACAAAGGGGATGCTGCTATGCAGCCTCTTGAATACCTTTAAGTACTTTGCAAACTTCTTGTCAAGATGGCTCTTTTGGAGTCTCTGCGGATATGGAACCTTTATGTGGTGATCTATAGACACTAGAGGTACCACTTCTCTTGCTAGAAGATTATCAATAACCTTCTCTTCTTGTCCTCAATAGTAGGCGCATGTTGATCCTGCTTCTGCTCAACTTTCTTTTCCATACTTGGTCCCTGATACATGGCTTTCCTCCTCAAGGTAATAGCGTGGCACTGTTCATTAATATTTCCCTTTGGATTTACTTCAGTAGTGCTTGGCAAGTTCCCTTGAGCTCGGTTTGCCATTAACGTAGCCAACTATCCAATATGAGTTTCCAAGCTCTGAATTGATGACCTCGTTTCTATCATAAATTGAGTTAACACATCAGCCTAACTATCTTGTTTTGCTTGCATCGGTTGCTGTGCAGGTCTTACTAGTTGCTGCTGATAAAACCCAAGAAGAGGTCGTGGATACTGCGGTTGATTCTGTTGAAATTGTTGCTGACTACCCTGACCACTTGTCCAAGAAAAATTTGGGTGATTCTACAACCTAGGATTGTAATTCATGGAATATGGGTTATTGGAGGGCCTTGGGAAGTTCCTTATTGCTTGCACATGCTCCATAGGAATGTTATTAAAATCCCTCATTGTGCAATGTTCAAATAAATGCGGTCCCCCACATAACTCACATATGACTTGCATCTGTGTAACTAGAGCTTGAATATTGTTCTATTGTAACTGTTCGGTCAATGTTTCCACTTGAGCTAACAACATCGAGATGGCATCCAATTCATGCACTCCCcaacaacggcgccaaaaacttgttacaAATTTTCTACACTCAAGTATACACGTTCAtttaacaagtaatataatgtaagaaaggtcgaacccacaaggactGTTACCAAGTACCAATCATTAATCCTAATATTCTATTTGGTAAACAATAATTTGATTATAAGAATTAAGTAAAACTATTGAAATAAGAACGTAATTGTAGGAATAAAAGATAGCGAAGGAAATAGAATTCAATAATTAAATGAACTAAGGCAATGAACTTCATCTACCATCCACTTTATATTTCAGTATTACAAATTATACTATTTAATTCTCTTTCTGATGGCAACTGATAGTTATTCATAGCCATTTCTTCCAACAGATCATAAGCCTCATTAGTGCTCTTTCTCATGAATGCTCCTCCAGACGCTGCATCAATGATTGTGCGGTAGTACCGCATAAACCATTGTAAGAAATATGGACTAACATCCATTTCTCAATTCCATGGTAGGGACATTATCTTAacaactccttaaacctctcccacGCATCATACAACGACTCACCATCTATTTGGTGAAAATTGTTGATTTCACCTCTATACCTTGCAGATAATGATGATGGGAAAAATTTGGCCAAAAATTTCTGAGTGAGGTCCTCCCATGTTGTAATAGAGTTAGCTACCAAAGAAATAAGCCAAGTCTTTGCTTAGTCCCTTAATGAAAATGGAAACAACCTCAACTTTACTGCATCATTTTTTACTCCATTCATTTTAAATGTGAGGCATAGCTCTAAGAAATTTTCCAAATGTAAGTTTGGATCTTCCGT contains the following coding sequences:
- the LOC133791721 gene encoding uncharacterized protein LOC133791721, encoding MDKTVVGEKRMLQLNEVQDFRNEAYENAKIYKERTKAWHDKKLVQREFHSRQQVLLFNSWLKLFLGKLKSRWSGPYTVVKVFPYGVVEVSNEKKGTFKVNGQRLKPYLGGPYDQAKSVVLLNPL